Proteins encoded within one genomic window of Brassica rapa cultivar Chiifu-401-42 chromosome A09, CAAS_Brap_v3.01, whole genome shotgun sequence:
- the LOC103838197 gene encoding calcineurin B-like protein 8: MLAFVKRFSLKRTKHPRGYEDPQVLASETPFTVNEIEALHNLFKKLSTSIINDGLIHKEEFLLALFRNSNMQNLFADRVFYMFDRKRNGVIEFGEFVRSLSIFHPHTPEHEKSSFMFKLYDLDGTGFIQRHELKKMVGALLSETDLGLSEESIEAIVEQTMVEVDTNKDGKIDEEEWKELVAKNPSILKNMTLPYLKEVTLAFPSFVLDSEVDD; this comes from the exons ATGTTGGCATTCGTGAAACGCTTTTCCTTGAAGCGAACAAAGCATCCTCGCGGATATGAGGACCCTCAGGTTCTTGCATCTGAAACTCCAT TTACGGTGAATGAGATAGAAGCTTTACACAATTTATTCAAGAAGCTAAGTACATCCATTATCAACGATGGTCTTATCCACAAG GAAGAGTTTCTTCTGGCTTTGTTCAGAAACAGCAATATGCAAAATCTATTTGCCGACAGA GTGTTTTATATGTTTGATAGGAAACGAAACGGTGTGATTGAGTTTGGTGAATTCGTTCGTTCACTAAGCATCTTCCATCCACACACTCCGGAACATGAAAAGTCCTCAT TTATGTTCAAGCTTTATGACCTTGATGGAACCGGCTTCATCCAGCGCCATGAG TTGAAGAAAATGGTGGGCGCACTACTTAGCGAAACAGACTTAGGACTATCGGAAGAATCTATTGAAGCCATCGTCGAACAG ACAATGGTTGAGGTTGATACGAACAAAGATGGCAAAATTGATGAAGAAGAATGGAAAGAGCTCGTCGCAAAGAATCCTTCAATCCTTAAAAACATGACTTTACCCTACCTCAA GGAAGTGACTTTAGCATTCCCAAGTTTCGTTCTTGACT